The proteins below are encoded in one region of Pseudonocardia sp. DSM 110487:
- a CDS encoding TetR/AcrR family transcriptional regulator produces the protein MTTPKAPRGAAAREKLLAAAAEELADTGELEVAAVSRRAGVSSGLPYRYFGTRSGLLIAVLDAFYQRLGDAAALREYDAPTWAERERQRIHDWVTAVYADPLSPLVLGGLVGDAEVAAGNTRHLHLLIELGARNIAHAQHAGELPAGRDPEFLAAATLGSTNAILSVALTRTPRPPAEDVIAEVWGVVRGAVGLSSAIAK, from the coding sequence GTGACGACCCCGAAGGCGCCTCGCGGCGCCGCGGCACGCGAGAAGCTCCTGGCAGCCGCAGCCGAAGAGCTGGCCGATACCGGTGAGCTGGAGGTGGCCGCGGTGTCGCGCCGGGCAGGGGTGAGCAGCGGCCTGCCGTACCGGTACTTCGGCACGCGCAGCGGCCTGCTGATCGCGGTGCTCGACGCCTTCTACCAGCGGCTGGGCGATGCTGCGGCGTTACGCGAGTACGACGCGCCGACCTGGGCGGAACGCGAGCGGCAGCGGATCCACGACTGGGTCACCGCGGTGTACGCCGACCCGCTGTCACCGCTCGTGCTCGGCGGCCTGGTGGGAGACGCGGAGGTCGCCGCCGGGAACACCCGCCACCTGCACCTGTTGATCGAGCTCGGCGCTCGCAACATCGCCCACGCGCAGCACGCCGGTGAACTTCCGGCCGGTCGGGACCCGGAGTTCCTCGCCGCGGCAACGCTCGGCAGCACCAACGCCATCCTCTCGGTGGCGCTCACCAGAACACCCCGGCCGCCCGCCGAAGACGTCATCGCCGAGGTGTGGGGCGTGGTCCGCGGAGCAGTCGGTCTCTCCAGCGCGATCGCGAAATGA
- a CDS encoding FAD-binding oxidoreductase, with product MTDVVVVGAGIVGASVAYHAARLGAAVTIVDRALPGAGATAESFGWIGASERVPGPGGPLHAIATREYRRLAAELPAVRVYWKGSLLWGGRHTVDDLEPGRHLVDAEQAAALEPNLRTPPKQAVHIPGDGAVDPLATTDALVGAARERGVRLVAGTAVTGLRTVRGRVVGVETTGGLLGADSVVLANGADVPVLCAALGAAVPVGPSPAILLRLTGPPDLVRTIVATPDMDVRAARDGEFVAAVRYTGETSAAELARSAERVRDRIADLFRGGEDVRLMSARVGIRPMPTDGHPLIGPFPAARGAYLAVMHSGITLAPVAGRLVAEELVHGIEAPELQGCRPG from the coding sequence ATGACGGACGTCGTCGTCGTGGGCGCCGGGATCGTCGGAGCATCGGTGGCCTACCACGCAGCCCGGCTCGGCGCGGCGGTCACGATCGTGGACAGGGCGCTGCCCGGCGCGGGCGCCACCGCCGAGTCGTTCGGATGGATCGGCGCATCGGAACGCGTGCCGGGGCCGGGCGGACCCCTCCACGCCATCGCGACTCGGGAGTACCGGCGGCTGGCCGCCGAGCTGCCCGCCGTGCGCGTGTACTGGAAGGGCTCGCTCCTCTGGGGCGGGCGGCACACCGTCGACGACCTCGAACCCGGTCGACACCTCGTGGACGCCGAACAGGCCGCCGCCCTCGAGCCCAACCTGCGCACGCCTCCGAAGCAGGCCGTTCACATCCCCGGCGATGGGGCGGTCGACCCGCTGGCCACCACCGACGCCCTGGTCGGCGCGGCCCGCGAGCGGGGGGTCCGGCTCGTAGCGGGCACCGCGGTGACCGGGCTGCGAACCGTGCGAGGCCGGGTCGTCGGCGTCGAGACGACGGGTGGCCTGCTCGGAGCCGACAGCGTGGTGCTGGCGAACGGCGCCGATGTGCCCGTGCTCTGCGCGGCACTCGGCGCCGCGGTGCCGGTCGGGCCGTCACCGGCGATCCTGCTGCGGCTCACCGGCCCACCGGATCTCGTGCGGACGATCGTGGCCACTCCGGACATGGACGTGCGCGCCGCCCGTGACGGCGAGTTCGTCGCCGCCGTCCGGTACACCGGTGAGACGAGCGCCGCCGAGCTCGCGCGGTCGGCGGAACGCGTCCGCGACCGGATCGCCGACCTGTTCCGCGGCGGCGAGGACGTGCGGCTGATGAGCGCGCGGGTCGGGATCCGGCCGATGCCGACCGACGGCCACCCGTTGATCGGACCATTTCCCGCCGCCAGAGGGGCCTACCTCGCGGTGATGCACTCCGGAATCACGCTGGCACCGGTCGCAGGGCGACTGGTCGCCGAGGAGCTGGTCCACGGCATCGAGGCCCCGGAGCTCCAAGGCTGCCGACCAGGGTGA
- a CDS encoding PHB depolymerase family esterase, whose protein sequence is MLTRSFAGVLACLLALAGCSATRATDRTVILSTADGDRTTHVHHPDNAPAGAPLVIVLHGAGGSGTQVEADLGWDALADRSGFVVAYPDGLDGAWNGGGCCGQARSRGVDDVGFLAALAGRIAAEDRTDPRRVYAVGFSNGAILAYAWACGRPGELAGIGPVAGAVLVPCPAPAPLTVVAVHGNADDRVPFGGGAGAGGAQYPTVDGSLAPFLAADGCSPAPVLTDDPPATVGIWTCTSGFRVVRDVIAEGGHAWPGAGPEAGTSDRPLDATGFLWARLTEP, encoded by the coding sequence GTGCTCACCCGATCGTTCGCCGGTGTTCTCGCCTGCCTGCTCGCGCTGGCCGGCTGCTCCGCGACGCGGGCGACCGACCGGACCGTCATCCTGTCCACGGCCGACGGCGACCGCACGACGCACGTCCACCACCCCGACAACGCACCGGCGGGTGCGCCCCTCGTGATCGTGCTGCACGGCGCGGGTGGCTCCGGCACCCAGGTGGAGGCGGACCTCGGCTGGGATGCCCTCGCCGACCGTTCGGGATTCGTCGTCGCCTACCCCGACGGGCTCGACGGCGCGTGGAACGGCGGTGGCTGCTGCGGGCAGGCCCGCTCCCGCGGCGTCGACGACGTCGGTTTCCTCGCGGCGCTCGCGGGCCGGATCGCCGCGGAGGACCGGACGGATCCGCGGCGCGTGTACGCCGTCGGGTTTTCCAACGGAGCGATCCTCGCCTACGCGTGGGCCTGCGGCCGGCCCGGCGAGCTGGCCGGGATCGGGCCGGTGGCGGGCGCCGTGCTCGTGCCCTGCCCTGCGCCCGCCCCGCTGACGGTCGTCGCGGTGCACGGCAACGCGGACGACCGCGTCCCGTTCGGCGGAGGGGCCGGCGCGGGTGGGGCGCAGTACCCGACCGTGGACGGTTCGCTCGCGCCGTTCCTCGCCGCGGACGGGTGTTCCCCGGCGCCGGTGCTCACCGACGACCCGCCGGCCACGGTCGGCATATGGACGTGCACCTCCGGCTTTCGCGTGGTGCGCGATGTCATCGCCGAGGGCGGGCACGCGTGGCCGGGCGCCGGCCCCGAGGCGGGCACGTCCGACAGGCCCCTCGACGCGACGGGATTCCTCTGGGCGCGCCTGACGGAGCCGTGA
- the yhjD gene encoding inner membrane protein YhjD, with protein sequence MTRVAAPADEKPSKLEQLRARHEWLDHLVRAGTRYTERHGDHYAAAVTFFSVLSLVPLLMIAFAVAGYVLFFNPALLGELQAAITENVPPGLNQMIEDIVEQAIDQRGAVGLLGLLAALYSGIGWMSNLREALSEQWAQVPAAPALPKRLLFDLLSLAGLGLALVGSFAITGSVAGFAEDLLGFVGLGDHGWALFLLGVFGFLLGIVANWLIFLWVIARLPREHATLRSAAKAALFGAVGFEFLKIIMTYYLASVTSSPSGAVFGSFLGLLVFVFFGSRFVLFVTAWAATAQENEQEKPVPVPEPPVLHTEVVLRKGPTATTALGLLGAGALTGWLIRRRK encoded by the coding sequence ATGACGCGCGTGGCCGCGCCAGCCGACGAGAAGCCCTCGAAGCTCGAGCAGCTGCGCGCGCGGCACGAGTGGCTTGACCACCTGGTCCGGGCCGGCACCCGCTACACCGAGCGGCACGGCGACCACTACGCAGCGGCGGTCACGTTCTTCAGCGTGCTGTCGCTGGTGCCGCTGCTGATGATCGCGTTCGCCGTCGCCGGTTACGTGCTGTTCTTCAACCCGGCGCTGCTCGGCGAGCTGCAGGCCGCGATCACCGAGAACGTCCCGCCCGGGCTGAACCAGATGATCGAGGATATCGTCGAGCAGGCGATCGACCAGCGTGGTGCCGTCGGTCTGCTGGGCCTGCTCGCGGCGCTGTACTCCGGCATCGGGTGGATGTCGAACCTGCGGGAGGCCCTCTCCGAGCAGTGGGCGCAGGTGCCCGCCGCCCCGGCGCTGCCAAAGCGGCTGCTGTTCGACCTGCTCTCGCTCGCAGGGCTCGGGCTGGCGTTGGTCGGGTCGTTCGCGATCACGGGCTCGGTCGCCGGGTTCGCCGAGGACCTGTTGGGGTTCGTCGGGCTCGGTGACCACGGCTGGGCCCTGTTCCTGCTCGGCGTGTTCGGGTTCCTGCTCGGCATCGTCGCGAACTGGCTGATCTTCCTGTGGGTCATCGCGCGCCTCCCGCGCGAGCACGCGACGCTGCGCAGCGCCGCCAAGGCCGCTCTGTTCGGCGCGGTGGGATTCGAGTTCCTGAAGATCATCATGACCTACTACCTGGCGAGTGTGACGTCGTCGCCGAGCGGGGCGGTGTTCGGCTCGTTCCTCGGTCTGCTGGTCTTCGTGTTCTTCGGGTCGCGCTTCGTCCTCTTCGTCACGGCGTGGGCCGCCACGGCGCAGGAGAACGAGCAGGAGAAGCCGGTGCCCGTTCCCGAGCCGCCGGTGCTGCACACGGAAGTGGTTCTCCGGAAGGGACCAACGGCCACGACCGCGCTCGGCCTCCTGGGCGCAGGTGCGCTCACCGGCTGGTTGATCCGCCGGAGGAAGTAG
- a CDS encoding C45 family peptidase translates to MFVTSEIVAGGTADFMAVRHITASGSQVDIGRALAVEAQRTYGWTPAPADHLKARARRAWFARHWPQHFARMQGAAEALGLDPDTDDVYLDGAGGIPVGSACSASFYPPADTIDGRGVLGRNYDFFTTGASELFAMLAGQEAPPSAEMPLSARPYVITSVPEDGPATTVLTMNELDGCMEGINEHGLAVVLNLADAENATGPVGAGPQVGVSSGQLPRFLLDTCRTVQEAKAALLDAKQYDLGVALHYLVADRSGAAFVWERGPGGDEHVVEADGALCMTNHPLHRHLDPAALPADTEETMLTYLRYRTISERSAGAGPSAARMREALDAVRVDAATDTPYPARTLWRTVFDLERCTMATHFYLGDAQDGAPRYSPELEFTIPALQPA, encoded by the coding sequence ATGTTCGTGACCAGTGAGATCGTCGCCGGCGGCACTGCCGATTTCATGGCCGTGCGGCACATCACCGCGTCCGGCAGCCAGGTGGACATCGGGCGTGCGCTGGCCGTCGAGGCGCAGCGCACCTACGGCTGGACGCCCGCGCCCGCCGATCACTTGAAGGCCCGCGCCCGGCGGGCATGGTTCGCCCGACACTGGCCGCAGCACTTCGCGCGCATGCAGGGCGCTGCGGAGGCGCTCGGCCTCGACCCGGACACCGACGATGTGTACCTGGATGGAGCCGGTGGGATCCCGGTTGGGTCGGCCTGCTCGGCGAGCTTCTACCCGCCGGCCGACACCATCGACGGTCGCGGCGTGCTCGGCCGCAACTACGATTTCTTCACGACCGGCGCGAGCGAGCTCTTCGCGATGCTCGCCGGCCAGGAGGCTCCGCCGAGCGCCGAGATGCCGCTGAGCGCGCGGCCCTACGTGATCACCAGCGTGCCCGAGGACGGGCCCGCCACCACCGTGCTGACGATGAACGAACTCGACGGCTGCATGGAGGGGATCAACGAGCACGGCCTCGCCGTCGTGCTGAACCTGGCCGATGCCGAGAACGCGACCGGGCCGGTCGGCGCCGGTCCGCAGGTCGGGGTGTCGAGCGGCCAGCTCCCCCGGTTCCTGCTGGACACCTGCAGGACCGTCCAGGAGGCGAAGGCGGCGCTGCTCGACGCCAAGCAGTACGACCTCGGCGTCGCCCTGCACTACCTCGTCGCGGACCGGAGCGGGGCGGCGTTCGTCTGGGAACGCGGTCCCGGCGGTGACGAGCACGTCGTGGAGGCGGACGGCGCGCTCTGCATGACCAACCACCCGCTGCACCGCCACCTCGACCCGGCGGCTCTGCCCGCGGACACCGAGGAGACGATGCTGACCTACCTGCGCTACCGGACGATCTCCGAGCGCTCGGCGGGCGCAGGCCCCTCCGCCGCCCGGATGCGCGAGGCCCTCGACGCGGTGCGCGTCGACGCCGCTACCGACACGCCCTACCCGGCCCGGACGCTGTGGCGCACCGTCTTCGACCTCGAGCGCTGCACCATGGCCACCCACTTCTACCTGGGCGACGCCCAGGACGGCGCCCCGCGCTACAGCCCCGAACTCGAGTTCACGATCCCCGCCCTGCAGCCCGCCTGA
- the trpS gene encoding tryptophan--tRNA ligase codes for MTAPTDRRQRVLSGIQPTADSFHLGNYLGAVRQWVAIQDSYDAFYCVVDLHAITVEHDPKSLADRTRNAAAQLLALGLDPGRCALFVQSHVPEHAQLEWVLGCLTGFGEASRMTQFKDKAARQGADRATVGLFTYPILQAADILLYQADGVPVGEDQRQHLELTRDLAQRFNTRFGKAFVVPEPFIPTGIAKIQDLQDPTAKMSKSASSPAGIIELLDDPKVSAKKIRSAVTDTEREIRFDPEAKPGISNLLTIYSALTDRKISEIEADYAGKGYGDLKKDLAELVAQFVEPLRERVRTYRDDPAELDRVLARGATRAREIASATLTVVHERIGFLPPT; via the coding sequence ATGACCGCCCCCACCGACCGTCGCCAGCGGGTGCTCTCCGGCATCCAGCCGACCGCGGACTCGTTCCACCTGGGCAACTACCTCGGCGCGGTCCGCCAGTGGGTGGCGATCCAGGACTCCTACGACGCGTTCTACTGCGTCGTGGACCTGCACGCGATCACCGTCGAGCACGACCCGAAGTCGCTCGCCGACCGCACCCGCAACGCCGCGGCCCAGCTGCTGGCACTGGGCCTCGACCCGGGTCGGTGCGCGCTGTTCGTGCAGTCCCACGTGCCCGAGCACGCGCAGCTCGAGTGGGTGCTCGGTTGTCTCACGGGCTTCGGCGAGGCGAGCCGGATGACCCAGTTCAAGGACAAGGCCGCACGCCAGGGCGCAGACCGGGCCACCGTCGGCCTGTTCACCTACCCGATCCTGCAGGCCGCCGACATCCTGCTCTACCAGGCCGACGGCGTGCCGGTGGGCGAGGACCAGCGCCAGCACCTCGAGCTCACCCGCGATCTCGCGCAGCGGTTCAACACCCGCTTCGGCAAGGCGTTCGTCGTGCCGGAGCCGTTCATCCCCACGGGGATCGCGAAGATCCAGGACCTGCAGGACCCGACGGCCAAGATGAGCAAGTCGGCCTCCAGCCCGGCCGGCATCATCGAGCTGCTCGACGACCCGAAGGTGAGCGCCAAGAAGATCCGCTCGGCGGTCACCGACACCGAGCGGGAGATCCGGTTCGACCCGGAGGCCAAGCCGGGCATCTCGAACCTGCTCACGATCTACTCGGCTCTCACCGACCGGAAGATCTCCGAGATCGAGGCGGACTACGCGGGCAAGGGTTACGGCGACCTGAAGAAGGATCTTGCCGAACTCGTCGCCCAATTCGTCGAACCGCTGCGGGAACGGGTACGCACCTACCGGGACGACCCGGCCGAGCTGGATCGAGTACTCGCCCGCGGAGCCACCCGGGCGCGCGAGATCGCCTCCGCCACGCTCACCGTCGTCCACGAGAGGATCGGTTTCCTGCCGCCGACGTGA
- a CDS encoding phytanoyl-CoA dioxygenase family protein: MSRQPDRIADLEDLGLDLARRHTATASIGAAVDPAVIDADLAALERDGYVILENLISPEECERIRAAVTPLLDRTGRNTFEGERTQRVYSVLGKTRACDRLVDHPRALALLDRLFLPNYLLSQLQVININPGEAAQLLHPDDAIYPVARPRAPLGAATVWAIDPFTDDNGATVVLPGSHRWDDDRRPGDHDTELTAVMPSGSCVFFVGTLWHGGGANRSDQARLAVTAQYCEPWLRPQEAFTLSTDRETVRAVSEDIRRMLGYSIHPPFIGMVDGMHPKRLLHT, encoded by the coding sequence ATGTCACGACAGCCGGACAGGATCGCCGATCTGGAGGACCTGGGTCTCGATCTGGCTCGGCGGCACACGGCGACCGCGAGCATCGGGGCCGCCGTGGACCCCGCGGTCATCGACGCCGATCTCGCCGCCCTCGAGCGCGACGGTTACGTCATCCTGGAGAACCTGATCAGCCCGGAGGAATGCGAGCGGATACGCGCGGCCGTCACGCCCCTGCTGGACAGGACCGGCCGGAACACGTTCGAGGGCGAACGCACGCAACGCGTCTACAGCGTGCTCGGCAAGACCCGCGCCTGCGACCGGCTCGTGGACCATCCGCGGGCACTCGCTCTGTTGGACCGGCTGTTCCTGCCCAACTACCTGCTGTCCCAGCTGCAGGTCATCAACATCAACCCTGGCGAGGCCGCCCAGCTCCTCCATCCGGACGACGCGATCTACCCGGTGGCCCGCCCGCGGGCACCCCTCGGGGCCGCGACGGTGTGGGCCATCGACCCTTTCACCGACGACAACGGCGCAACGGTGGTCCTTCCGGGCAGCCACCGCTGGGACGACGACCGCAGGCCCGGCGACCACGACACCGAGCTCACCGCCGTGATGCCGTCCGGTTCGTGCGTGTTCTTCGTCGGCACCCTCTGGCACGGCGGCGGCGCCAACCGCTCCGATCAGGCGCGCCTCGCCGTCACGGCGCAGTACTGCGAACCGTGGCTCCGCCCTCAGGAGGCGTTCACGCTCTCCACGGACCGCGAGACCGTGCGCGCGGTGTCGGAGGACATCCGCCGGATGCTCGGCTACAGCATCCACCCACCGTTCATCGGCATGGTCGACGGCATGCACCCCAAACGCCTTCTGCACACGTAG
- a CDS encoding GntR family transcriptional regulator has protein sequence MTEPPYLHIAAAIRTRIASGALRPGDRVPSTRQVVRDFGVAMATATRALAVLRDEGLLVTRSGAGTVVRASGPPPRRSAPAHELSSDRVVATAMGVADAEGLDAVSMRRLAAELGVGPMSLYRHVAGRDALELLLVRAVLRAHPLPEPGPSGWRAKLELVSRVQWNAYRAHPWLPELISMTRPVLVPEAMAHTEWTLQALAGLPLTRAERLREALTLPALVRGLAASGAAETLAERETGQNNDEWWATLGGEVRALLGSGRFPHLAAVQGQTPEDMDALLEHALARHLDGLEMRLRGATSSGGSTSR, from the coding sequence GTGACGGAGCCGCCATACCTGCACATCGCCGCAGCCATCCGCACCCGGATCGCATCGGGCGCCCTGCGTCCCGGCGATCGGGTGCCCTCCACCCGACAGGTCGTCCGCGACTTCGGGGTGGCGATGGCGACCGCGACACGTGCCCTCGCGGTACTGCGGGACGAGGGGCTCCTCGTCACGCGCTCCGGGGCGGGCACCGTCGTGCGCGCGTCCGGCCCGCCGCCCCGCCGCAGCGCGCCTGCCCACGAGCTCAGCTCGGACCGGGTCGTCGCCACCGCCATGGGCGTGGCTGACGCCGAGGGCCTCGACGCCGTCTCGATGCGCAGGCTCGCCGCGGAGCTCGGGGTCGGCCCGATGTCGCTGTACCGCCACGTGGCCGGGCGCGACGCGCTGGAGCTGCTCCTCGTCCGCGCCGTGCTGCGGGCGCACCCACTGCCCGAGCCCGGACCGTCGGGGTGGCGCGCGAAGCTCGAGCTGGTGAGCCGGGTGCAATGGAACGCCTACCGCGCCCACCCGTGGCTGCCCGAGCTGATCTCCATGACGAGGCCCGTGCTGGTCCCCGAGGCGATGGCCCACACGGAGTGGACGCTGCAGGCGCTGGCGGGCCTTCCCCTGACCCGGGCCGAACGGTTGCGCGAGGCGCTCACGCTGCCCGCGCTGGTGCGCGGCCTGGCTGCCAGCGGCGCGGCGGAGACTCTGGCCGAGCGGGAGACCGGCCAGAACAACGACGAGTGGTGGGCCACCCTCGGCGGCGAGGTCCGCGCGCTGCTCGGCTCGGGCCGGTTCCCGCACCTGGCGGCGGTCCAGGGCCAAACCCCCGAGGACATGGACGCGCTACTGGAGCACGCATTGGCCCGCCACCTCGACGGCCTGGAGATGCGCCTCCGGGGCGCTACTTCCTCCGGCGGATCAACCAGCCGGTGA
- a CDS encoding bifunctional FO biosynthesis protein CofGH, with protein sequence MVEVSRETAPSDAALRRALRRARDGVTIDVAEASVLLAARGEALEELLAVASRVRDAGLVGEGRPGVVTYSKNVFIPLTRLCRDRCHYCTFATVPHRLPAAFLERDEVLEIARAGAAAGCKEALFTLGDRPEDRWPAAREWLDERGYDSTLDYVRASAIAVLEETGLLPHLNPGVLSWAELTRLKPVAASMGMMLETTAERLWSERGGPHYGSPDKEPAVRLRAITDAGRVGVPYTTGILIGIGENRTERADSLFAIRSAARAHGHVQEVIIQNFRAKPDTAMAKDPDADLHDLAATIAVARIVLGPKMRIQAPPNLIGDEFALMLRAGIDDWGGVSPVTADHVSPEMPWPAIDQLATRSAAAGFTIRERLAVYPKYVLAGSPWIDSRISAHLAALADAETGLADESAEVVGRPWQEPDGGFASTGRVDLNTAIDTEGRTEDRRGDFASVYGDWESVAEELAATRRTAPVRLDSDVRAGLALAASDPAALLDPAHEAAAMAVLTGEGPALEELARLADAVRSDVVGDEVTYVVNRNINFSNVCYVGCRFCAFAQRERDTDAFRLSLDEVASRAVEAAEAGATEVCMQGGIDPQLPVTFYADLVRAVKAAVPGMHVHAFSPMEIVSASAKAGVSIEEWLTELRDAGLGSIPGTAAEILDDEVRWVLTKGKLPAAQWLEVVRTAHRLGIPSSSTMMYGHVDEPRHWLGHLRTLAALQDDTGGFTEFVPLPFVHHNAPIYLAGIARPGPTVRDNRAVHAFARLALHGRIDHVQCSWVKLGDDTAADILRGGADDMGGTLMEETISRMAGSENGSARTVTELAAIAAAAGRPVRQRSTTYREPVERLVPAQRPAPRLLPLTPA encoded by the coding sequence ATGGTCGAGGTGTCCCGCGAGACCGCGCCGTCCGATGCTGCCCTCCGCCGCGCGCTGCGGCGGGCCCGTGACGGCGTCACGATCGACGTCGCCGAGGCGTCCGTCCTGCTGGCTGCGCGTGGTGAAGCCCTCGAGGAGCTGCTCGCCGTGGCCTCCCGGGTGCGAGACGCCGGCCTGGTGGGCGAGGGCAGGCCGGGTGTGGTCACGTACTCGAAGAACGTGTTCATCCCGCTCACCCGCCTGTGTCGCGACCGCTGCCACTACTGCACGTTCGCCACGGTGCCGCACCGGCTCCCGGCCGCGTTCCTCGAGCGGGACGAGGTGCTGGAGATCGCGCGCGCCGGCGCGGCCGCGGGGTGCAAGGAGGCGCTGTTCACGCTCGGCGACCGGCCGGAGGACCGCTGGCCCGCGGCCAGGGAGTGGCTGGATGAGCGCGGTTACGACTCCACCCTTGACTACGTCAGGGCCTCGGCGATCGCGGTGCTGGAGGAGACCGGCCTGCTGCCGCACCTCAACCCGGGCGTGCTGTCTTGGGCCGAGCTGACGCGGCTCAAGCCGGTGGCCGCGAGCATGGGGATGATGCTGGAGACCACCGCCGAGCGGCTGTGGAGCGAGCGCGGCGGGCCGCACTACGGCAGCCCGGACAAGGAGCCCGCCGTCCGGCTCCGCGCGATCACCGATGCCGGGCGCGTCGGCGTCCCGTACACAACGGGGATCTTGATCGGGATCGGCGAGAACCGCACCGAGCGGGCCGATTCGCTGTTCGCGATCCGCTCGGCCGCGCGGGCCCACGGGCACGTCCAGGAAGTGATCATCCAGAACTTCCGGGCCAAGCCGGACACCGCGATGGCGAAGGACCCGGATGCCGACCTGCACGATCTCGCCGCCACCATCGCCGTCGCGCGGATCGTGCTCGGCCCCAAGATGCGGATCCAGGCGCCGCCGAACCTGATCGGCGACGAGTTCGCGCTCATGCTGCGCGCGGGGATCGACGACTGGGGCGGCGTCTCGCCGGTCACCGCCGACCACGTCAGCCCGGAGATGCCGTGGCCCGCGATCGACCAGCTGGCCACGCGCTCGGCTGCCGCCGGGTTCACCATCCGGGAGCGGCTGGCCGTCTACCCGAAGTACGTGCTGGCCGGCTCGCCCTGGATCGACTCCCGGATCTCGGCGCACCTCGCCGCACTCGCCGACGCCGAGACCGGGCTGGCCGACGAGAGCGCCGAGGTGGTCGGGCGGCCGTGGCAGGAACCGGACGGCGGATTCGCCTCCACCGGCAGGGTCGACCTCAACACCGCGATCGACACGGAGGGCCGTACCGAGGACCGGCGGGGCGATTTCGCCTCGGTCTACGGCGACTGGGAGTCGGTCGCCGAGGAGCTCGCAGCGACGCGGCGGACGGCCCCTGTGCGGCTGGACTCCGACGTCCGCGCGGGGCTCGCGCTGGCCGCCTCCGATCCGGCTGCCCTGCTCGACCCGGCGCACGAGGCGGCCGCGATGGCCGTGCTCACCGGCGAGGGACCGGCGCTGGAGGAGCTCGCCCGCCTCGCCGACGCCGTGCGCTCGGACGTCGTGGGCGACGAGGTCACCTACGTCGTCAACCGCAACATCAACTTCTCGAACGTCTGCTACGTCGGCTGCCGGTTCTGCGCCTTCGCGCAGCGGGAGCGCGACACCGACGCGTTCCGGCTCTCGCTGGACGAGGTCGCCTCCCGCGCCGTGGAGGCGGCCGAGGCGGGCGCCACCGAGGTGTGCATGCAGGGCGGGATCGACCCGCAGCTGCCGGTCACCTTCTACGCCGACCTCGTCCGCGCGGTGAAGGCCGCGGTGCCGGGCATGCACGTCCACGCGTTCTCGCCGATGGAGATCGTGTCCGCCTCGGCGAAGGCGGGCGTGTCGATCGAGGAGTGGCTCACCGAGCTGCGCGACGCCGGGCTGGGCTCGATCCCGGGCACCGCCGCGGAGATCCTCGACGACGAGGTGCGCTGGGTGCTCACGAAGGGCAAGCTGCCGGCGGCGCAGTGGCTGGAGGTGGTGCGCACCGCGCACCGGCTGGGGATCCCCTCGTCGTCCACGATGATGTACGGGCACGTCGACGAGCCCCGGCACTGGCTCGGCCACCTGCGCACGCTCGCCGCCCTGCAGGACGACACCGGCGGGTTCACCGAGTTCGTCCCCCTGCCGTTCGTGCACCACAACGCGCCGATCTACCTCGCAGGCATCGCCCGCCCCGGCCCGACGGTGCGCGACAACCGGGCCGTGCACGCGTTCGCAAGGCTCGCCCTGCACGGCCGGATCGACCACGTCCAGTGCTCGTGGGTGAAGCTCGGTGACGACACGGCCGCCGACATCCTGCGCGGCGGCGCCGACGACATGGGCGGCACGCTGATGGAGGAGACGATCAGCCGGATGGCCGGCTCGGAGAACGGCTCCGCCCGCACCGTCACCGAGCTGGCCGCGATCGCCGCGGCGGCCGGACGTCCGGTGCGCCAGCGCAGCACCACCTACCGGGAGCCGGTGGAGCGGCTGGTGCCGGCGCAGCGGCCCGCGCCGCGGCTGCTGCCGCTGACCCCCGCGTAG